A DNA window from Gorilla gorilla gorilla isolate KB3781 chromosome 6, NHGRI_mGorGor1-v2.1_pri, whole genome shotgun sequence contains the following coding sequences:
- the IFT22 gene encoding intraflagellar transport protein 22 homolog isoform X2, giving the protein MLKAKILFVGPCESGKTVLANFLTESSDITEYSPTQGVRFESCWPALMKDAHGVVIVFNADIPSHRKEMEMWYSCFVQQPSLQDTQCMLIAHHKPGSGDDKGSLSLSPPLNKLKLVHSNLEDDPEEIRMEFIKYLKSIINSMSESRDREEMSIMT; this is encoded by the exons ATGCTGAAGGCCAAGATCCTCTTCGTGGGGCCTTGCGAG AGTGGAAAAACTGTTTTGGCCAACTTTCTGACAGAATCTTCTGACATCACTGAATACAGCCCAACCCAAGGAGTGAG GTTCGAGTCCTGCTGGCCGGCCCTGATGAAGGATGCTCATGGAGTGGTGATCGTCTTCAATGCTGACATCCCAAGCCACCGGAAGGAAATGGAGATGTGGTATTCCTGCTTTGTCCAACAGCCGTCCTTACAGGACACACAGTGTATGCTAATTGCACACCACAAACCAGGCTCTGGAGATGATAAAGGAAGCCTGTCTTTGT CGCCACCCTTGAACAAGCTGAAGCTGGTGCACTCAAACCTGGAAGATGACCCTGAGGAGATCCGGATGGAATtcataaagtatttaaaaagcaTAATCAACTCCATGTCTGAGAGCAGAGACAGGGAGGAGATGTCAATTATGACCTAG
- the IFT22 gene encoding intraflagellar transport protein 22 homolog isoform X1 — translation MLKAKILFVGPCESGKTVLANFLTESSDITEYSPTQGVRILEFENLHVTSNNKGTGCEFELWDCGGDAKFESCWPALMKDAHGVVIVFNADIPSHRKEMEMWYSCFVQQPSLQDTQCMLIAHHKPGSGDDKGSLSLSPPLNKLKLVHSNLEDDPEEIRMEFIKYLKSIINSMSESRDREEMSIMT, via the exons ATGCTGAAGGCCAAGATCCTCTTCGTGGGGCCTTGCGAG AGTGGAAAAACTGTTTTGGCCAACTTTCTGACAGAATCTTCTGACATCACTGAATACAGCCCAACCCAAGGAGTGAG gaTCCTAGAATTTGAGAACCTGCATGTTACCAGCAACAACAAAGGCACGGGCTGTGAATTCGAGCTATGGGACTGTGGTGGCGATGCTAA GTTCGAGTCCTGCTGGCCGGCCCTGATGAAGGATGCTCATGGAGTGGTGATCGTCTTCAATGCTGACATCCCAAGCCACCGGAAGGAAATGGAGATGTGGTATTCCTGCTTTGTCCAACAGCCGTCCTTACAGGACACACAGTGTATGCTAATTGCACACCACAAACCAGGCTCTGGAGATGATAAAGGAAGCCTGTCTTTGT CGCCACCCTTGAACAAGCTGAAGCTGGTGCACTCAAACCTGGAAGATGACCCTGAGGAGATCCGGATGGAATtcataaagtatttaaaaagcaTAATCAACTCCATGTCTGAGAGCAGAGACAGGGAGGAGATGTCAATTATGACCTAG
- the IFT22 gene encoding intraflagellar transport protein 22 homolog isoform X3, giving the protein MKDAHGVVIVFNADIPSHRKEMEMWYSCFVQQPSLQDTQCMLIAHHKPGSGDDKGSLSLSPPLNKLKLVHSNLEDDPEEIRMEFIKYLKSIINSMSESRDREEMSIMT; this is encoded by the exons ATGAAGGATGCTCATGGAGTGGTGATCGTCTTCAATGCTGACATCCCAAGCCACCGGAAGGAAATGGAGATGTGGTATTCCTGCTTTGTCCAACAGCCGTCCTTACAGGACACACAGTGTATGCTAATTGCACACCACAAACCAGGCTCTGGAGATGATAAAGGAAGCCTGTCTTTGT CGCCACCCTTGAACAAGCTGAAGCTGGTGCACTCAAACCTGGAAGATGACCCTGAGGAGATCCGGATGGAATtcataaagtatttaaaaagcaTAATCAACTCCATGTCTGAGAGCAGAGACAGGGAGGAGATGTCAATTATGACCTAG